The DNA sequence ttatatttaatggaTACCATTTTTTTGTGCATGATAGAATACCATATTTAATAgtattattaaatttgattatatagAACACAAAAATTAATGCTATGTaaggaaaaaatttaattatatttatataaaaactttattaatacCATTAAAAATTGTTGACCACTTTATTGTTGAATTGATagcaatattataattatatttttaaataatatgtgtatttattaaataatatttatgattgaaagaatgaattatattaaaaattataattattgagtcaattttttaaattcttcattacagactatactttttttttatatataatttgcgTATTTCTCATTTTGTATAAGAATGAGGATTGTAACTCTTTACgctatgaaattttataaaatataactggacataaatatttttaattataaataatttatgatagtttatttcaagtaaaaattaataagaagTGTCTCATACtatataagaaagaaataaatatatttatatatttgtataaatattaaatgtagCCGAATTAAATGTTGAATTGACATTTTTATGTCAAACttactatatataaatatatggaaaacatatattaattaaaatatagattttttatataattttatctcaattttaataaatatcatataacaaTGTAACTTATCctatcattttaataaaatatatgttatattaactttaaaatttaagtctTAAACTAAAACACAAAATTGATAAGTCTTAAACttatcctaaaataaaatactataatttatttaggtattttttgacatattattttcattactaTAATAAtcgaaaagcataaaaaaaatcttcaaagcCCCCGCATAATACATTTATGATGtgtgtaataataattttgaattatcaATTCATCCTACATTACATTATAGAAAAAGAGTATGACTATTAGAGAACATATGGGTCCTTGTTAAGGAGAGTCACGGTTGCGGGCCCCACCGTCCCTTCTCAAAAGTATCAGCCATAGAATCACccactcctctctctctctcatattctcttatcaaatttaatttttaattttcagttttttctttcccctttttattctcttatcaatttttcatttctctAATTTTCTATTTGCCAATTCTCCCTCGTCCACTCTGGCACTTCGTCCGTACTCTGTCCctttcctctttctctctcctccaCCGGCTATTGCCTCAGCCGGTCACCCTCCACACGTGCGTGACTCCACCAACACGTGCTAACCTCAACCATACAACACCCTCCTTTGCCTGGTGCAACAAATAAAAAGCGAGACAGGGAACCCAGAGCAGCAAAAGCATATatggagagagaaagagtgtGTTTGTGTTGACGAGAGAGCTTCACAAATAAACTCACAAAACcatatgatttttcttcttctgggtCTTTGAGACCATGAAGTAGTAGTTGTAGTAGATTATAcccttttgagttttttttttcttctcttttttttttctccaaaatccTTATTTCCCCCGAAATCTAGACTAGCTAAGATCTCTTGTGGGGTAtttgagatttcttttttttttcaagtgtttTGAAGAGGTGAATCTAGTTTGAGAGATATAGAACAAGTCCATTAATCTTGCACCTATGAGGATCCGTAAGAGACAAGTGCCTTTCCCTCTCTTGCCGGCGACTTACTCAGATCCCAACCTGATCAACCGGTCACCGGTGATGGTGCAACTCAACGATGCCACCAAAGCTTCTTCTTGCACTCATCATCATGGTTCAACCACCACTGCACCCTCACCCCTCTTGGATTGTCCTCAGCCGTCCGATCAGCCTCTCCCACTGATTGGGAAGCCCACCAACGGCTCTGATGAGTCCTCCGGAGAAGGGCAAAAGAAGCAAGAAGAAGAGTCTTCGGTTAGTGGAAATATTATTGTTTCACATGAATCACCTTAAttttttcctcctttttctTGGGTGGGGGGTGTTGGTTTTGTGAATTAGTGCACTTTTGTCCAACCTTTAACAAGGGGTTggtgtaattaaattaaaattattattgttgtgttgttgtttttaatttttattttacactaCTCACAAAAGGGTACATTTAGGGGTAACCATTAACTAATAACCAACCTTGTATTAGTGGATCCCATGTATCTtgaatattttccatttttttttcttttttttgtgtgatttGCAGGTGAAAGatgggagaaggaaagaagaggGAGAGGGACATAAGGGTAATGGTGCCAGGTAAGAATTATGAAGAAACCAatttagctagctagctagacATGAATTAAAATAGAGATAAAGACATGAAATTATTTCCTCTCTTATTCTCGTTCATGAAATCTTGTAGTAAAAAAGGTGAAAACATGGAGACCCATAACTCGATTTTTTAACCAGTacgaaaaaagattttttttaaagaattatttattgtttataacatgatttatttagaaaagaaaaataaaaatactgttAGTGGAAATACTGTTGAATGAAAGTGTTTTAAATAAGAGCTTTGTGTAGCCACCATACCCCCTCTTGTGAAATGCAATCGTTTTTTTCTCCAAATTGGTTAAACTACCGTTTGCCCTTGAGGTGCACAAGCGGGTAGTAGAACCAAATGCTGGTCCCCAGCTACATCATATCTCTCACCCTTTTGAAAACATTACAttccttcttttttagttttcatcCTTTCCCTTTTTGGCTGTAAATTTTGTGTGTAGAGTGCATACATATGCGGTTGTTAATTGGTCTTTACTGGGTCTTCTTTTGTTTATAGGAGAGGAAGCATCTCATGTTCAGAAAAGCTGGCTGAAACATTTTCATCTCCAACAAGCCCTCCTAAACAAGGTAACAAAGATGCATAATGAGTTTGAACAATGCATGAATTTACCACTTGCTAGTCTTAAGATTGGTTGGGAAATGTTTAAACACATGCAACCTTGATTTTTTTCATACACCATTTTTACACCCACTTTAAACTCTTCTATCTCTCTTCATTACAACATATATCGCATGTATTCTATTATAATAAACTCTTCTATATCACTCTTCATTATATCATATATCACATGCACACATGAATACTTGAAGTGTATACACCTAAATGATACTCTTTACCagttatctcttttattttttatcatatcatatcatctAGTATATCTATATTGTTTCTTCTCAATTTATTTGTAGCTATCTTGTAACAAATTGGTATGCATGCACAATTTTccattcttttatctttcttccttcgaaatggtgtatatatataaatacccTCAAGAGTGTCAAAACATAGCTTTTCAATTCTCATACACACACAGATGGGAGATGGTGCGAGGGAGATAAAGCTTTTCCACCCAAGAAGCGAAGAGGGGCCTTCGAGAATGCAACCGAAGATATCAACGTCAATGATGATAACAACGATAAGAAGAATTCGAAGACCAAGACGAAGAGAATGAAGAGGAAGATGAACAAGAGTTCGAGGCAAGACGATAGCAATGAAGAAGAGGTAGAGAACCAAGAAGAGGCGGCAACAAAGGAAACGAAACCCGAACAAGCAAACGTTGGTAAGAAGAGGGTAAGGGGTAGTGCACTAATG is a window from the Glycine max cultivar Williams 82 chromosome 2, Glycine_max_v4.0, whole genome shotgun sequence genome containing:
- the LOC102659370 gene encoding uncharacterized protein, which translates into the protein MRIRKRQVPFPLLPATYSDPNLINRSPVMVQLNDATKASSCTHHHGSTTTAPSPLLDCPQPSDQPLPLIGKPTNGSDESSGEGQKKQEEESSVKDGRRKEEGEGHKGNGARRGSISCSEKLAETFSSPTSPPKQDGRWCEGDKAFPPKKRRGAFENATEDINVNDDNNDKKNSKTKTKRMKRKMNKSSRQDDSNEEEVENQEEAATKETKPEQANVGKKRVRGSALMEGSRCSRVNGRGWRCFQQTLVGYSLCEHHLGKGRLRSMTSVRNKSIGTTSVAPKNNIVPQSEHSFGKQTTKSSSSVTEEYPLGNDAENNDEKKPVIVTKRRMKLGMVKARSISSLLGQTNTEIVSIAEDNDNK